A window of Pedobacter lusitanus contains these coding sequences:
- the truA gene encoding tRNA pseudouridine(38-40) synthase TruA has product MILDTQRFFIELAYDGTAYHGWQTQPNAITVQQELDKALSVFFRQPVESLGCGRTDAGVHASKFFAHADLRGITETAAINAVGGVNALLPYQIAVKRIFLVSPSAHARFDATARSYEYHFHFHKDPFKLNRSWLYKGALDIEAMNIAAAQLLNYIDFTSFSKSNTNTATNNCKITEAYFRETDNGLIFTISADRFLRNMVRAIVGTLILIGRKEIGLTQLEEIIESKNRSNAGQSVPACGLYLVNIIYPFVK; this is encoded by the coding sequence ATTATATTGGATACACAACGTTTTTTTATAGAATTAGCCTACGACGGAACTGCTTACCATGGCTGGCAGACGCAACCCAATGCGATAACTGTTCAGCAGGAACTGGATAAGGCATTATCTGTTTTCTTCAGACAGCCGGTTGAATCATTGGGCTGTGGCAGAACAGATGCAGGTGTGCACGCAAGCAAGTTTTTTGCCCATGCAGATTTACGGGGAATCACAGAGACTGCAGCTATAAATGCAGTGGGGGGAGTAAACGCTCTTTTGCCCTATCAGATTGCCGTGAAAAGAATTTTTTTGGTTTCACCGTCTGCTCATGCGCGTTTTGATGCAACAGCCAGATCCTATGAATATCATTTTCATTTCCATAAAGATCCGTTTAAATTAAACAGATCATGGTTATATAAGGGTGCACTGGATATCGAAGCTATGAATATTGCAGCTGCACAACTTTTAAACTATATTGATTTTACAAGTTTTAGTAAGTCCAATACCAATACAGCCACTAATAATTGTAAAATTACCGAAGCTTATTTCCGTGAAACGGATAACGGGCTTATATTTACTATCTCTGCAGACCGCTTTCTGAGAAATATGGTAAGGGCAATTGTAGGAACCTTAATCCTGATTGGAAGAAAAGAAATAGGACTGACACAGCTGGAAGAAATTATAGAAAGTAAAAACCGGAGTAATGCAGGACAATCTGTGCCTGCATGTGGTCTTTATCTGGTCAATATTATTTATCCTTTTGTAAAATAA
- a CDS encoding septal ring lytic transglycosylase RlpA family protein produces the protein MKYCLLLLSMFLFLRADAQGDTTASDSTLLDSAAQIKTGMATYYHRKFEGRRTTSGARYRRKKLTAAHRTLPFGTIVTVTNVANGKSVDVEINDRGPFTKRYIIDVSEQAAKDLGFFRKGQSKVKISYDKSS, from the coding sequence ATGAAATATTGTTTGCTTTTATTGAGTATGTTCCTGTTCTTGCGGGCTGACGCACAGGGAGATACTACAGCGTCAGACAGTACATTGTTAGATAGCGCTGCACAAATAAAAACAGGAATGGCAACCTATTATCATAGGAAGTTTGAAGGCAGAAGAACTACAAGCGGAGCCAGATACCGCCGCAAAAAATTAACGGCAGCTCATCGCACACTTCCCTTTGGCACAATCGTAACTGTTACCAACGTCGCCAATGGCAAATCAGTAGATGTCGAAATCAATGACAGAGGCCCCTTTACCAAAAGATATATAATCGACGTATCCGAACAGGCAGCCAAAGACCTTGGTTTTTTCAGAAAAGGACAATCGAAAGTAAAGATCAGCTACGATAAATCTTCTTAA
- a CDS encoding DEAD/DEAH box helicase: MINPFKLLGISDDVVNAVKDLGFENPTPIQEQAIPVLLEGNNDFVGLAQTGTGKTAAFGLPLIELIDFKMNKPQALILCPTRELCLQIASDIKNYSKNTPGASVVAVYGGANIVQQLREIRNGVQVVVATPGRMLDIIGRKAIDFSNVKYVVLDEADEMLNMGFQEDINDILSTTPDDKKTWLFSATMPPEVRRIAKNYMDNPTELTMGTKNTGNVNIEHEYYVVRARDKYAALKRIVDFNPEIFAVVFCKTKMDTQDVAENLIKDGYNADALHGDLSQQQRDKVMQRFRDRNMQLLIATDVAARGIDVNNVTHVINYSLPDEIESYTHRSGRTGRAGKSGVSICIVNSKEIGKIRQIERIIGKQFTKAELPTGFDVCEKQLFSLVHKVHNVEVNEAQIEQYIPRIMDEFAELSKEEVIKRFASLEFNRFLEYYKNAPDLNAAADDRGERSDRSGRGARNSDYTRLFINVGSVDEFTRGDLLSFVCNNGKISGKNIGKIDLKGVYSFFEVENAIVDSLFSNFKDIQFNNRSVRIEKSGDAPEGGERRGGGERRSYGGGGDRRSSGGGERRSYGGGERKSYGGGEKRSYGGNSGGSGRREGGFRDFSGKPREGGSGTGERRRRS, from the coding sequence ATGATAAACCCATTTAAATTATTGGGGATAAGTGATGACGTTGTTAATGCCGTAAAGGATTTAGGTTTCGAAAATCCAACACCTATTCAGGAGCAAGCTATTCCTGTGCTGTTAGAGGGCAATAATGATTTTGTTGGTTTGGCCCAAACAGGAACAGGAAAAACAGCAGCATTTGGTTTGCCGCTAATTGAACTGATTGACTTCAAGATGAATAAGCCTCAGGCTTTAATTCTATGCCCTACCCGGGAGCTTTGCTTGCAAATTGCCAGCGACATCAAAAATTACTCAAAAAACACGCCTGGTGCTAGTGTTGTTGCCGTTTATGGCGGTGCAAACATTGTGCAGCAATTGCGTGAGATCAGAAACGGTGTACAAGTAGTTGTAGCTACACCGGGTCGTATGTTAGACATTATCGGTCGTAAGGCTATAGATTTCAGTAATGTGAAATATGTAGTACTTGATGAGGCTGATGAGATGCTTAACATGGGCTTCCAGGAAGACATTAATGATATCTTGTCTACTACACCTGACGACAAAAAAACATGGTTATTTTCAGCTACTATGCCTCCTGAGGTTAGAAGAATAGCTAAAAACTACATGGACAACCCTACTGAGTTGACTATGGGAACCAAAAACACAGGTAACGTAAATATCGAACACGAATACTATGTAGTACGTGCAAGAGATAAATATGCTGCCTTAAAACGTATTGTAGATTTCAACCCTGAAATTTTCGCAGTAGTTTTCTGTAAAACCAAAATGGATACACAGGATGTTGCTGAGAACTTAATCAAGGATGGTTACAATGCTGATGCATTGCATGGTGACTTATCACAACAACAACGTGATAAAGTTATGCAGCGTTTCCGTGACCGTAACATGCAGTTATTAATTGCTACTGACGTTGCAGCACGTGGTATTGATGTAAATAACGTAACTCACGTTATCAACTATTCATTACCTGATGAGATTGAAAGTTATACACACAGAAGTGGTCGTACAGGAAGAGCTGGTAAATCAGGTGTTTCTATCTGTATTGTCAACTCTAAGGAAATTGGAAAAATCCGTCAGATTGAAAGAATCATCGGTAAACAATTTACTAAAGCTGAATTACCAACAGGATTTGATGTTTGTGAAAAACAACTATTCTCACTGGTTCATAAAGTTCACAATGTTGAAGTAAATGAGGCACAGATTGAGCAGTACATCCCTAGAATTATGGATGAATTTGCTGAATTAAGCAAAGAAGAAGTAATCAAACGTTTTGCATCTTTAGAGTTTAACCGCTTTTTAGAGTATTACAAAAATGCACCAGACTTAAATGCAGCAGCTGACGATCGTGGTGAACGTTCTGACCGCTCTGGCAGAGGTGCAAGAAACAGTGATTATACCCGTTTATTTATCAACGTAGGTTCGGTAGATGAATTTACAAGAGGTGACTTATTATCTTTTGTATGTAACAACGGTAAAATCAGTGGAAAAAACATTGGTAAAATTGACCTTAAAGGTGTTTATTCATTCTTTGAAGTTGAAAATGCTATTGTTGATTCATTGTTCAGCAATTTCAAAGACATCCAGTTCAATAACCGTAGTGTTAGAATTGAAAAATCTGGCGACGCTCCTGAAGGTGGCGAAAGAAGAGGTGGCGGAGAAAGAAGAAGCTATGGTGGCGGTGGCGACAGAAGAAGTTCTGGCGGCGGTGAAAGAAGAAGCTATGGCGGCGGAGAGAGAAAGAGTTATGGCGGTGGCGAGAAAAGAAGCTACGGTGGTAATTCAGGAGGAAGCGGAAGACGTGAAGGTGGTTTCAGAGATTTCTCTGGTAAACCTCGTGAAGGCGGAAGCGGAACAGGCGAAAGAAGACGCAGATCTTAA
- a CDS encoding ABC transporter ATP-binding protein: protein MSKITGDALNVGLLKRVFQYVKPYRSIFIWSVVLTILLALIAPVRPFLIKYTLDNYILKGQYNGLVMMTMVMLFLLVVQSVIQYSHTLLTNTLGQSAIRDLRINVFNHITKLRLQYFDKTPIGQLITRTVSDLETISDIFSEGLIVIIGDILQVIAIIAVMFYADWELTVIVLLPMPLLIMATSIFQKSIKSAFQEIRTEVANLNTYLQEHITGISIIQYFAREEQEYRKFKKINARYRDANIRSNWYYSIFFPVVEIISAMSLGLLVWYGAKSILAKPLDVTPGTIAEFILYISMLFRPIRELADKFNTLQMGMVGAERVFKVLDTRELTPDNGVYKPEKMAGNITFDKVWFAYNEENFVLKNISFEVKAGQTVAMVGATGAGKSSTINILNRFYAIQKGEIKVDGVSIDDYELNYLRHNIATVLQDVFLFSDTIYNNITLNNPAITMDEVVDAAQKVGAHDFIERLPGGYQYNVMERGATLSAGQAQLISFIRALVYNPSILVLDEATSSVDTETEMLIQTAIDKLMKGRTSIVIAHRLSTIQKADQIIVLDKGEIKEIGSHQELLRLDGYYKRLYDLQFNSVGIAK, encoded by the coding sequence ATGTCGAAAATTACTGGTGATGCGTTAAATGTTGGCTTGTTGAAAAGAGTATTTCAGTATGTAAAACCTTATCGCAGCATATTTATCTGGTCAGTTGTTTTAACGATTTTACTTGCATTAATTGCACCGGTAAGGCCTTTTCTGATCAAATATACCCTGGATAATTATATTCTTAAAGGGCAGTATAATGGATTGGTTATGATGACCATGGTCATGCTTTTTTTATTGGTTGTACAAAGTGTTATTCAATACAGTCATACTTTATTAACCAATACGCTGGGGCAATCGGCAATCAGGGATCTGAGAATTAATGTGTTTAATCATATTACCAAACTCAGACTACAGTATTTTGATAAAACACCCATAGGACAGCTGATCACCAGAACGGTTTCTGATCTGGAAACTATCTCTGATATTTTTTCTGAAGGCCTGATCGTCATTATCGGAGATATACTACAGGTCATTGCTATTATAGCGGTTATGTTTTATGCAGACTGGGAACTGACTGTAATTGTGTTACTGCCAATGCCTTTATTGATTATGGCAACTTCTATATTTCAGAAATCCATTAAATCAGCATTTCAGGAAATCAGAACTGAGGTTGCTAATCTGAATACTTATTTACAGGAACATATTACCGGGATTTCAATCATTCAGTATTTTGCAAGAGAAGAGCAGGAATATCGTAAATTCAAAAAAATCAATGCACGTTACCGGGATGCAAATATTCGTTCCAACTGGTATTATTCTATATTTTTTCCTGTTGTAGAAATTATATCTGCCATGTCACTGGGGCTTTTGGTTTGGTACGGGGCTAAAAGTATTCTGGCCAAACCTCTGGATGTAACTCCGGGTACTATTGCCGAATTTATTCTCTATATCAGTATGCTTTTCAGACCAATCAGAGAGCTTGCAGATAAATTCAATACGCTGCAAATGGGAATGGTAGGAGCTGAACGGGTATTCAAAGTGCTTGATACCAGAGAACTGACCCCTGATAACGGAGTTTACAAGCCTGAAAAAATGGCTGGTAATATCACTTTTGATAAAGTCTGGTTTGCTTATAATGAGGAGAACTTTGTACTGAAGAATATCTCATTTGAGGTTAAAGCAGGTCAGACAGTAGCGATGGTTGGGGCAACAGGTGCAGGGAAATCTTCTACGATAAATATACTTAATCGTTTTTATGCAATTCAGAAAGGAGAAATCAAAGTCGACGGTGTCAGTATTGATGATTATGAACTGAATTATTTAAGGCATAATATTGCCACTGTTTTGCAGGATGTTTTTCTGTTTTCTGATACTATTTATAATAATATTACGCTGAATAATCCGGCAATTACGATGGATGAAGTGGTGGATGCTGCACAAAAAGTAGGAGCCCACGATTTTATTGAAAGACTTCCGGGAGGATACCAGTATAATGTAATGGAACGCGGGGCTACACTTTCTGCAGGGCAGGCCCAGTTGATTTCATTTATCAGGGCTCTGGTTTATAATCCGTCGATTCTTGTTTTGGATGAAGCAACTTCGTCAGTTGATACGGAAACTGAAATGCTGATTCAGACAGCTATTGATAAGTTGATGAAGGGACGTACTTCTATAGTAATTGCTCACCGTTTGTCTACTATTCAGAAAGCTGATCAGATTATTGTGCTGGATAAGGGAGAGATTAAGGAAATTGGTAGTCACCAGGAGTTGCTCAGACTGGATGGGTATTACAAAAGGTTGTACGATTTGCAGTTTAACTCTGTTGGTATCGCTAAGTGA
- a CDS encoding ribonucleoside-diphosphate reductase small subunit, whose protein sequence is MEEEVLLKENKDRFVLLPIKYPAIWEMYKKSEASFWTAEEIDLSDDQKHWDNLNDGERHFISHILAFFSASDGIVNENLAVNFMSEVQLPEARCFYGFQIMMENIHSETYALLIDTYIKDEAEKDRLFHAIETVPCVKRKAEWALRWIDGGNFAERLVAFAAVEGIFFSGSFCSIFWLKKRGLMPGLTFSNELISRDEGMHCEFACLLYKMLKNKLSQEAVHGIIKDAVEIEKEFVTDALPVALIGMNAKLMSQYIEFVADRWSSELGYDKIYNATNPFDFMEMISLQGKTNFFEKRVGDYQKSGVLTSTEDKASAFSLDDDF, encoded by the coding sequence ATGGAAGAAGAAGTATTACTGAAAGAGAACAAAGATCGCTTTGTACTTTTGCCAATTAAGTATCCGGCAATCTGGGAAATGTACAAAAAGAGTGAAGCTAGTTTTTGGACAGCAGAAGAGATTGATTTATCTGATGATCAGAAACACTGGGATAATCTTAATGATGGAGAGCGCCATTTTATCTCTCATATCCTGGCATTTTTCTCAGCCAGCGACGGAATAGTGAATGAGAACCTTGCAGTCAACTTTATGAGTGAAGTCCAGTTGCCGGAAGCACGTTGCTTTTATGGTTTCCAGATTATGATGGAGAATATCCACTCTGAGACTTACGCTTTACTGATTGACACTTATATCAAGGATGAAGCAGAAAAAGACAGACTGTTTCACGCAATTGAGACTGTACCTTGTGTAAAGAGAAAAGCAGAATGGGCATTACGCTGGATTGACGGAGGAAACTTCGCAGAACGTCTGGTTGCTTTTGCTGCAGTAGAAGGTATTTTCTTTAGCGGAAGTTTCTGCTCTATTTTCTGGTTAAAGAAACGTGGATTAATGCCAGGTTTAACCTTTAGCAATGAGCTGATCTCAAGAGATGAAGGTATGCACTGTGAATTTGCCTGCCTGCTTTACAAAATGCTGAAAAACAAACTTTCTCAGGAAGCAGTTCATGGTATTATCAAAGATGCTGTTGAAATAGAAAAAGAATTTGTAACAGATGCACTGCCAGTTGCTCTGATCGGTATGAATGCAAAACTAATGTCTCAATACATCGAATTTGTAGCAGACAGATGGTCAAGTGAACTGGGATATGATAAAATATATAACGCTACTAATCCGTTTGACTTCATGGAAATGATTTCATTACAGGGAAAAACCAACTTCTTTGAAAAACGTGTTGGCGATTACCAGAAAAGTGGTGTTTTAACATCTACAGAAGATAAAGCTTCAGCTTTCTCTCTGGATGATGATTTTTAA
- the sucD gene encoding succinate--CoA ligase subunit alpha: MSVLVNKDSKVIVQGFTGNEGTYHASQMIEYGTDVVGGVTPGKGGQTHLDKPVFNTVKDAVDQAGANVSIIFVPPAFAADAIMEAAEAGIKVIVCITEGIPTKDMIQVKEYISGRDCRLIGPNCPGVITADEAKVGIMPGFIFKKGTVGVVSKSGTLTYEAVDQVVKAGLGITTAIGIGGDPIIGTTTKEAVELLMNDPETEGIIMIGEIGGGMEAEAALWIKENGTKPVVGFIAGQTAPAGRRMGHAGAIVGGADDTAAAKMKIMAECGIRVVESPAEIGEAMAELLKK, encoded by the coding sequence ATGAGTGTTTTAGTAAATAAAGATTCAAAAGTAATTGTACAAGGTTTTACCGGAAATGAAGGTACTTACCATGCTTCACAAATGATAGAATACGGAACTGACGTAGTTGGCGGGGTTACTCCTGGTAAAGGCGGACAAACTCATTTAGATAAACCGGTTTTTAACACGGTTAAAGATGCGGTTGATCAAGCTGGAGCTAATGTATCTATTATCTTTGTTCCACCTGCATTTGCTGCAGATGCCATTATGGAAGCTGCTGAAGCTGGAATTAAAGTTATTGTATGTATTACTGAAGGTATCCCTACAAAGGATATGATTCAGGTAAAAGAATATATTTCTGGAAGAGATTGCCGTTTAATCGGTCCTAACTGCCCGGGTGTAATCACTGCTGATGAAGCTAAAGTTGGTATCATGCCAGGATTTATCTTCAAAAAAGGTACAGTAGGTGTTGTTTCTAAATCAGGAACATTAACTTACGAAGCAGTTGACCAGGTAGTAAAAGCTGGTTTAGGTATAACTACTGCAATCGGTATCGGTGGAGACCCGATCATCGGAACAACAACTAAAGAAGCTGTTGAATTATTAATGAACGACCCTGAAACTGAAGGTATCATCATGATCGGTGAAATCGGTGGTGGTATGGAAGCTGAAGCTGCCCTTTGGATCAAAGAAAATGGTACAAAACCAGTTGTAGGATTTATCGCTGGCCAGACTGCTCCTGCGGGACGTAGAATGGGCCATGCCGGTGCTATCGTTGGTGGTGCTGATGATACAGCTGCTGCTAAAATGAAAATTATGGCAGAATGCGGAATCCGTGTAGTAGAAAGTCCTGCTGAAATCGGTGAAGCTATGGCAGAATTATTAAAGAAATAA
- a CDS encoding DUF4293 domain-containing protein yields the protein MIQRVQSIWLFLAALTLFLLLISPILSTGNPPAGLTYQIGGVYSKTDGAKVESFTALFGGTIVVGLICLVNIFSFRNRSLQKRIILLTIILILILIGWTAANLLNIPNILQEFKLSIGAFLPILSIIFCLLAIRGINNDDKLIRSADRLR from the coding sequence ATGATACAAAGGGTTCAATCCATCTGGTTGTTTTTAGCAGCACTTACGCTGTTTTTATTACTGATTTCACCTATACTAAGTACTGGTAATCCTCCGGCTGGTTTAACCTACCAGATCGGCGGTGTTTATAGTAAAACAGATGGTGCAAAAGTAGAATCCTTTACTGCCCTTTTTGGCGGTACAATCGTTGTTGGATTAATTTGCCTGGTAAATATTTTCAGTTTCAGAAACAGATCCTTACAAAAACGTATCATTCTGCTGACTATAATTTTAATTCTCATTTTAATTGGATGGACCGCAGCTAACCTGCTTAACATCCCTAACATTTTACAGGAATTTAAGCTGAGTATAGGTGCATTTTTACCAATTCTTTCAATTATTTTCTGTTTACTGGCAATAAGGGGCATTAATAACGATGACAAACTGATTCGCTCGGCTGACAGATTAAGATAG
- the ggt gene encoding gamma-glutamyltransferase gives MKTKTSLSRLLLAPLCLGLMVSFTVNGQEFKHAAVVSAHPEASKAGISIIKRGGNAIDATIAVQFALAVVYPDAGNIGGGGFLVYRDKNGNTDALDYREKAPEKASRDMYLDAQGNAITDKSLYGALASGVPGTVDGMVKAHNKYGKLSWKKDIQPAIDLAENGFQLTEQQAALLNTYREKFLKYNNKPTVFVKKDLWKAGDILKQPQLAKTLKLIRDNGRKGFYEGAVGAAIVAAMKNTSGLITAKDLKDYSSVWRKTVSGKYKNYTVISMPPPSSGGIALLTMLKQVGEYPLSKWGFQRDSTVQLMVELERRAYADRASYLGDPDFFKVPQAALLDGGYIMSRTEGISLDKATPSSEVKPGTLPLKESEQTTHCSIVDSEGNAVSATTTLNGYFGSTVVVDGAGFILNNEMDDFSVKPGTPNMYGLVGGEANSIVAGKRMLSSMTPTIIEEDGKLRMVVGTPGGSTIITSVFQTVLNVLAFGQSMQQAVASPRFHHQWLPDEVFVEKGAIDNATRVKLEYKGYKITEREPMGRVDAILVKPNGSLETGADPRGDDKGLGY, from the coding sequence ATGAAAACAAAAACATCATTATCACGTCTGCTGCTCGCTCCGCTTTGTCTGGGGCTAATGGTTTCCTTTACAGTAAACGGTCAGGAATTTAAGCATGCAGCAGTAGTTTCGGCGCATCCTGAGGCTTCCAAGGCTGGGATTTCAATTATAAAACGTGGAGGGAATGCAATTGATGCGACTATAGCAGTACAATTTGCGCTGGCCGTAGTTTATCCCGATGCCGGTAATATCGGTGGCGGTGGTTTCCTGGTTTACAGAGATAAAAATGGAAATACAGATGCTCTTGATTATAGAGAGAAAGCACCTGAAAAAGCTTCCAGAGATATGTATCTTGATGCTCAGGGAAATGCAATAACAGATAAAAGCCTTTACGGTGCATTGGCATCAGGAGTTCCTGGTACAGTAGATGGAATGGTGAAAGCTCATAATAAATACGGTAAACTGAGTTGGAAGAAAGATATTCAGCCGGCTATAGACCTGGCCGAAAATGGTTTTCAGCTTACAGAACAACAAGCCGCATTGTTAAACACATACAGAGAGAAATTCCTGAAATACAATAACAAACCCACTGTCTTTGTAAAGAAAGATTTATGGAAAGCAGGAGATATACTGAAGCAGCCTCAGCTGGCAAAAACATTAAAACTGATCAGAGATAATGGTAGAAAGGGATTTTATGAAGGAGCAGTAGGTGCGGCGATTGTAGCCGCTATGAAAAATACCAGTGGACTGATTACTGCAAAAGATCTGAAAGATTATTCGTCAGTATGGAGAAAAACGGTGTCTGGTAAATACAAAAATTATACAGTAATTTCTATGCCTCCACCGTCCAGTGGTGGTATCGCTTTGCTGACTATGTTAAAACAGGTAGGTGAATATCCGTTAAGTAAATGGGGCTTTCAGAGAGATTCTACGGTACAGTTAATGGTAGAATTAGAGCGCAGGGCATACGCTGACCGTGCGAGTTACCTTGGAGACCCGGATTTCTTTAAAGTGCCTCAGGCAGCCTTACTGGATGGCGGTTATATAATGTCAAGAACAGAGGGAATCAGCCTGGATAAGGCTACCCCAAGTTCAGAAGTTAAACCTGGTACTTTGCCGTTAAAAGAAAGCGAGCAGACTACTCATTGTTCTATTGTTGATAGCGAAGGAAATGCTGTTTCGGCTACAACTACCTTAAACGGTTATTTTGGTTCGACGGTAGTGGTAGATGGGGCTGGTTTTATCCTGAATAATGAAATGGATGATTTCTCTGTAAAACCTGGTACACCTAACATGTATGGTCTTGTTGGAGGAGAAGCGAATTCAATTGTTGCCGGTAAGAGAATGCTCAGTTCGATGACTCCGACAATCATAGAAGAAGATGGAAAATTGAGAATGGTTGTAGGTACTCCCGGAGGATCAACTATTATCACTTCGGTTTTCCAGACTGTACTGAATGTTCTGGCATTTGGACAGAGTATGCAGCAGGCTGTGGCTTCCCCAAGATTCCACCACCAGTGGTTACCCGATGAAGTTTTTGTAGAGAAGGGAGCAATTGATAACGCAACCAGAGTTAAGCTGGAATACAAAGGCTATAAGATTACCGAACGTGAACCTATGGGCCGCGTTGATGCTATTCTTGTTAAACCAAACGGATCTCTGGAAACAGGGGCAGATCCAAGGGGAGATGATAAAGGGTTGGGTTATTAA
- a CDS encoding methionine-R-sulfoxide reductase, with protein MRTIIGKSILIAGLVCICSLLACAQKHEKEPSSKNTGKMEWNKLTAEEEDVIVHKGTEYPGTGTLLKNTAKGTYICKRCNAPLYRSESKFESSCGWPSFDDEIKGAVIRIPDADGSRTEIVCANCKAHLGHVFLGEGFTAKNTRNCVNSISMNFVPDK; from the coding sequence ATGAGAACGATCATTGGTAAATCGATATTAATAGCCGGGCTGGTCTGTATTTGCAGCCTCTTAGCCTGCGCTCAGAAACATGAAAAAGAACCATCATCAAAAAACACAGGCAAAATGGAATGGAATAAACTAACTGCAGAGGAAGAAGATGTAATTGTCCATAAGGGTACAGAATACCCCGGAACTGGTACACTACTTAAAAACACAGCAAAAGGTACTTATATCTGTAAACGATGTAACGCACCTCTTTACCGGTCAGAGTCAAAATTTGAATCTTCATGCGGCTGGCCAAGCTTTGATGACGAAATTAAAGGAGCTGTAATACGGATTCCGGATGCTGATGGATCACGTACCGAAATCGTGTGCGCAAATTGTAAAGCACACCTGGGTCATGTGTTCCTCGGGGAAGGTTTTACTGCAAAAAATACAAGAAATTGTGTAAACTCAATTTCAATGAATTTTGTTCCTGATAAATAG